The DNA region ACTTTCATTTCATACAAAGCCATTTCAAAACACTCTCTAAATCTAAAATTTTTTCACACGGGGTTTACCTTTTTTGAAGAAGACGCTGATAGCGAAGCAGAAGGAAATCGTTGCCACAGCATACAGCATGAGAAAGACAAAAAGGAGTGAGGGGTCAGTAAGACCAATGACCCGTCCTTTGTATGTCTTCACACAAAAGAACACGGTCATAATGGACACCGTGATGAGGAGGAACAGGAAATACTTGGTGAACCAGGCAGACCAGTGTAGCCAGTTACTGAGACCCATCATCTTCATTGACtcctgtaaaataaattatatagttACTCAGACCCATCATCTTCATTGACtcctgtaaaataaattatatagttACTCAGACCCATCATCTTCATTGACTcctgtaaaataattacatagtTACTCAGACCCACATCTTCATTGACTcctgtaaaataattacatagtTACTCAGACCCATCATCTTCATTGACTCCTGTAAAATACATTACATAGTTACTCAGACCCATCATCTTCATTGACTCCTGTAAAATAATAATAGTACTCAGACCCACATCTAAccttaaataaattaatagtTACTCAGACCAATCATCTTCATTGACTCcttgtaaaataaatacatagtTACTCAGACCCATCATCTTCATTGACtcctgtaaaataaattatcatagTTACTCAGACCCACATCTTCATTGACTcctgtaaaataaattacatagtTACTCAGACCCAACATCTTCATTGACtcctgtaaaataaattatatagttACTCAGACCCAACATCTTCATTGACTcctgtaaaataaattacatagtTACTCAGACCCAACATCTTCATTGACTCCTGTAAAATACATTACATAGTTACTCAGACCCAACATCTTCATTGACtcctgtaaaataaattatatagttACTCAGACCCTACATCTTCATTGACtcctgtaaaataaattatatagttACTCAGACCCATCATCTTCATTGACTcctgtaaaataaattacataaatatgGAGAATCACCACTTCATCGACCCATGTAAAGTCAATAATAAAGCTTCTCAGATTTCTTATGATGCAAAATGACACAGCAGAATCATGTAAGTTTGAGATGAACCACTgaaccaaaataaaaaatttatcAACAACTTCTTTATACTGAATCTTATTGTTATCTTTGAGTTAAAGCTAGGCCTTCCAAGTGAGACTGAAACAGACCTTAATTTAGGTCTGCATCATATCACTATCATTCATGAGATACAGATAAATATAGTAAAAGTATTGTATCAAACTAACTACAGTACTAGATGAATCTCATAAATCCAAAATCAAGTAACTTGATCCAAACCAATTTTACAATGAATATTcttgtactgtacatgtacactaaACTCAAACTCTCAGTTATAAAATGACATCCTGCCAATAGTTTTACCTTGAGTTTCTTTTCCTTCTCATGAACAATGTCTTTAACAATATTAAGAGCGACCAGTACAAAGCTAAGCATAATGATGAGTGGAAACTGTTGCTGTATAACAAGGACAAAGTAGTCGTCATTATACGGCGGGTAGGGGTGACGTCGTAGACCCAACTCTACATGGCCATGATAATCACTCCTGTTATTCAAGGTCGCCTGGAGGTCAATCACCGCTTTATTTATGGCTGTCTGTATGGCTGTAAATCCTTCTCTTGTGTAGCCTGGAAAACAAAGAGTTTATTTATATCCTCATTCATACACAATTAGATTTGTTAATTGTTATTTCTCATCATCAATATGTTCCAGGCGTGGATAAAACGGCTGGGAtggtaacccctgaagtattaATGATGGTATTTTCTGACtactttaaatacattttacaataatgttttttataaatgttttgtacttaaattgaacattttaaagtttaatatgTTGTCATAAAGAAACTCTTATCAGCATAAGCACATACTTTTAATAAGCATATtgttaaatgaataaaaaaagtttcaaaCATTAAAGAAAACAGTTCTTGTAGATGagttaaaactattttttaatcAATGTCCATTGATATTCCTCCACTGACTATGATGATCTTTAACACTTAATTAAATTCTAAGATGGATGTAGCATTTTACCTGGTGGTCCTCCACATTTATCACTGATATATCTGGGTCCTACTCGCTGATAAATAGGAAACATAAACTGTGTGTACCAACTATCGTCCATCTTGAATGGGTTGAGGCGGAATCGTGAGTTGGCGAGCCTTGGTACTGAATCGAGGCGTATCTTGTACTGAATGTCCTGAGGTACATCGCCTGAAGGGAATGCATTGGTGAAGGTGATTCCCCCAACATAATCCCGGGTGTTGTTAACATAAGTGATGTTTCCAGTTCTGTTCACTAATTGTACAAAGTCCACCATTGCTGTCTCTGTAGGGAACCCATGATCTACACCAAAAACAGAAATCTGACAAAGGTTATCATCTATCTAGTTTTCCTTAAACGAATGTAGTACATTGAAATAGTATCACTAATTATTCactgaattgaaaaaaaatcacatcatGCGCAATGACCGTAAAAGAGCAGCACGTTCTATTTCAGGAAGTTCATActgcaaataaatgaatgattAGTGTTAATAGAATGCTAAACAAATTGCCGTATAGCCAGAAATTTTTGCAGTCAAAATATTTGACGAATTGTCCATGAAAACTGAAAGTTAATATTTGGCGAATTAGAATTTGGTGATCTGACATAATCCTGAGGTTTTATTTCATGTGAGTCTATATCTGCATACCAGCACATAATACACATATTACTAATGGTGAAGCGGTTGaattatatacacattataaTGATTGGAACACAAAGATAAATGAAATAGTCCAAGAGTGCTTAATTTTGCTCGTGAGGTTTATTGTGGTGTCATGATATACTTGTTTGGATAGTGATCAGTTGTTCACTAGATACATGTAGGTGGATCTAGCGTGCTGACGGGCATTTTGGTCTGTGCGCCATTTGCTACGCTTGAGCGGAAACTATTGATGAAGGTGAATACTTCACGTCTTTATAATAGGCGATGTTAAAATTAAACAAGTTAAATTTTAGCAATATACATATCCACTCGCAAATATCCTGCTATACGGAAAATACTAAACCTGAAAATTAAACTGAATGCTACTTCTTTTTTGTAAAaccaatatacatatgtagtgttgaataattttttttttgaaatgtcacaaaaattaatcaaaactgaAAGCTTACCCCAGTCTATTTCAGGAAGAAACTTCTTGGCTCTCTGGATGATTGCATGAGTGACACTGTTGTTTGGCGAATAAGCTATTTTATGTGGCAATCTTGAGTCAAAGTACCTAAAAGTTGTACATTCTGTCCAAGTAACAGGGTCAGGAACTTGCTGGCCATCCACTCGTAGTCGCACAAATATCAGAATCAATGAGAACACAGTTGGAATGCCTATTTCTAGGATGGTTACAACCTTCTTACGCTTTTGCAAAACATAGTTTTTCCACAGTAAAAGTAGAAACTTGGTAAAATTAcccattttttatatttgaggtagaaataactttactgataaaaaatataatcacTTTACTGTCATACTAAACAATGTTGCCATCATATATGCTGGTATGCTGTCATGTTGATAAATGTCTGAAAAGAGAAACATAAAGGTATGTGCTAATATTGGTATATGAATGTCAGGGTACATCAAGTATTTGATTTCCTAAGAAAATACGGTacttattttaacaataacatGGAGATAAAGAGAACTTTTTCTTTAATAAACAGGTGTATTACGACTAGTATTCACTGCAGAGCGTAAGAGAGGTTTTATTGGACTGCCTTTATCCTATCCCTTGTATTACcctaaataattattattgtagTGGGATCATCGGTGACCTGGTAGCTCAGTCCGTAGAGGATTTGACTAGTGTTGGAGGGTCATGGGTTTTAATCCTGGTCTGgtcactacattttctcctctcctgttacaaaattatcGTCCAACTAAATAATTAACcaacggtggtggtgtttggaagggtcctGTATGTCTTCAATGGCAAAGACTCCgaaaaaggagggaggaatGTAGTGGGATTGAGCTGGTTCGAtaatcagtgaccaggtagctcagtcggtagagcactcggctagtgttcggagggtcccgggttcgaatcccgatctggtcgctacattttctcctctcttgTAACACATATATTCTGCAGCAATACACATTTTCTGTTAACTGTAACACCTACTGTATATTCAAAAAACTCTACCACAGTCTATTTCTTACAAGTATAGATATCAATGTTATTGACCTCTCTACATGTACCTACAAAGGACACTGACCATAAGCAGACACCTGTCATTTATGTAACTAACATAGTCATGCAGTCATGGACACTAACTTTATACAGGTTGTTCCTTAGTAACCGCGCGCtcataaatataatgtaaaggTGTGTAATAAGGAACTTGTGTTATGGAGTACTTAAACGACGAATATTTATCTACAAACCTGCAGTTCACTCCAGATCATTGAGGGGTATCAGAGTCATGTGTTCACCGGAAGTAAACAAAATCATACTACTTTCTGTTTTGATTTGAATTGCATCTTAATAACGCTTGATTCGTATAGCTGTGTTAATGCTTCGTGTAACGAACTCACTTGGACGCTTAAGCTGTCATGGCGTCGATGACTTTTGGATAAAATGTGAATCTCGTGATTTTCATCGTGTGTAATGGAACGGGACGGTGACCAAGAAGAGCAGCCATCATGCTCTAAGTCCCCCTCGTTGTCCGAGTCGCTAGATTCACAGGAGAGCGACAAGGACGTTAGTACAGACCAGTCTGAAGATGAAATAGACATGCCACCAGCAAGACAGTCAAATATGAAACTGAAAGGAGATGCTTTTTGCGAATGTTACAAGAAAGGTTTAGAAAAATCATGCAAATGTGGAGAAGATGACACGTGTACGTTACTTTAGTATGATATTTCTTTCCAGGTTATAGGCCTATAATGACTAAAGCAACCAATATTGTAACATAAAGCAATATAagatgtacaaaatgtacagcTGACTGGCTGATGAATCCTATACTAAGGCGTTATATGTTTTTCTACCTTTACTGCATGTAATGTATCTTAGAAcgcattatatattattttccatGAAATAATTAGTTTTAAGTATAGGCACAcgcaataaaatacatgtagaagtTCCTCTAATTCGAGTAATACATCCAAGATGCTCAtcacctggtcaccgatgatcgccCAATTCTGCTACACTCTTTGAATTCCCTCCCCTTTTTATAATTAGTCATCGCCTAAAAAATACTGAAGGCTCCTCACACGATTCAAGTCCAGGTATCCCCTGCTAAGTGCACTCCCAATGCTTGCAACAGGAGTTGGCAAGTTTACTAATTTCCGTCCATGCAGGTCCGACATCTGTTTGTAAAAAATGCTTGTTACTGCTTTTTCTTTAGAAGTACTCCACAAATATTTCTAAGAAATTTCATGCATGGTCCCCCTGGTCCCTAGGAGTGTACGCTGATTTTGAAACTGATCGGAAAAACATTACGGcagccaggcagccatctttcatttcgatagttaaaatttgttacggctatttctcaagAAGTACTTCACAGATATTTCTCTAACTTTACCTCCATGGTTCCCTTGTTCCCTAGGAGTGTCATGCTTATTTTGAGACTGATCAAAAATATTATATGGCTGCCAGGCTGCCACCTTTAaattttggcagttgatgtttgttaccgctatttctcagaaagtactgaggGATTGTTCTCagattttatatgtaggttcacctagggtcctagttgttgtatattgcattttgggaccaatcggtcaacaagatggacATTGATGGATCTGCATAAAATGCAATGGCTGcctgacagccatcttggattttgattgtgaaagtttgttactgctatttctcagaaaggactgTAGTTaatgtttgaaaagcagagaaaaaatcTGAGACAATTGTCAGACAGAGATCAAtttttggtgggtgccaagattccgctaagatccctctgggatctcttgtataatttacaggagaggagaaaatgtagcggacAGACTTGCATGCTTTGTCATTTCACATTATGTGGGttcaaaataacacaaaaaagtaCCCAGGGGACTTGAATATTGTTTCGTATTATGCGGGTTTCGCATTTAGTGGTTTGGACTACATGGGTAATAAAAACAAGGATGTTGAAAGCGGTTTGTAGGGGTTTTTAATGCCATTGGTATAAAACCGGATTTTGTACTATCCAAGTTTGTATTGGGGGCCCCAGCTTGGAATTTATAATGACTAAACTACAATGCAAGGCAAATTACCCGGTATTTTGAGAGAAATTTAATAGGGCTGATGTTCAATTGTCATCAATGAAATGTCAATGACATTGttcaaattgaattaaaaatatcaggattttttctaaatctcttcattgtttatactgataattttttcagattttgaatGGATTTGGGATGAAGAAACCAAGTCTGCAGCCAGTTTTGTTAAAGATGATATGCGGGAGGTGATGTTCCACATAGATTATAGCTGTGGTACAGCAGCTGTACGGGGCACACTGCCACTCAAGAATGAACAGTACTACTGGGAGATTAAAATGACTACACCAGTCTACGGCACAGATATGGTTAGACAACTATTGTCAAATTCTCAATTGATTCACCCATTATTGTCCCCTTATAACGTTGAATTTTcaagataataatttatttcattgttaGAATTTGAAGAGATCAAAtgtctttaaaaataatttggatAAATAAGTTAGTTTTATTATTCATGTTACAAATTACACTGATATAGTACTGATTCTCTGTTTTTCATACAAATGTTACATTCTGTCCTGGCGACATTCACTTTTTTTGCTTACTGTCAAACTTGCCTAAATACAGTCTTTACAGTCAAGTGGTCAAGACAGGCTTTACTTTTCAAATCCTTAATTTCGTTATGTTACTACATTAcacaattttgatgaaattgagtcatttgatttatatttcattgtaatagAAATCTTGTCATTTGTAggaaattatgaaatatatatagcaTTCATTGCTattcaataaaaatcatttttaaatattaGAGGATACACATGCCATGATTGTATCAACTATTTTCAGATGGTTGGTGTTTGTACAGCCCATATTGATCTGAACAAGTGCCGTCACATGATTGTATCAACTATTTTCAGATGGTTGGTGTTTGTACAGCCCATATTGATCTGAACAAGTGCCGTCACATGATTGTATCAACTATTTTCAGATGGTTGGTGTTTGTACAGCCCATATTGATCTGAACAAGTGCCGTCATGATTGTATCAACTATTTTCAGATGGTTGGTGTTTGTACAGCCCATATTGATCTGAACAAGTGCCGTCATGATTGTATGAATTATTTTCAGATGGTTGGTGTTTGTACAGCCCATATTGATCTGAATAAGTGCCGTCACATGTTCTGCAGTATGATTGGCCAGGATTCCGAGTCGTGGGGTCTGTCTTACACAGGCATGAGGCAGCACCGCAGCATCAAGGAACAATATTCATCAAAGTTTGGACAGGGTTCTATCATTGGTATTCACCTGGACATGTGGCATGGCACACTCTCATTTTACAAAAACAGGAGACCACTAGGTAATGTAAATTGTCTGTATACATAACACTTTTGAAACAACCAAATTGGGAAAGAATAAAGCCACAAGCCTTTCATATGCTGGAAATACAGCCCACATGTACTCCGAAAAAATTTTGCagaatgtatatttttttaaaacaaaaatcatggGTAAATTGAGTTGTATTTAAGACCAGTTTCCATACTATTCATCCACCTAAGATTTGTATTGTCAAATCTGATGTCTTGATTTAAATCAAATATCTCTATTCTAAGTATTCTTTAACTGCTCTACTATCCAGACAATGAATGTGGCTCAACTGAGAAGACTccactgttctgtatgtaacaatacgtTACTGTAAACCATCTTATTTTCGTGtgcatttttttctcatttttcacACGCAATTagaattaacaaaaataaattgcagCAAAAGAGATTCAACTACAATTACAATAGGgaattttacatataaattgtCAGGAAAACActggtaggtatatatataagaaacacTAATTTCAATCACCacgaaaataaaatgattaacaGTTTACCTGGCATTCTGTAAATTTTGCTTCAAATCTGATAATGTAATGATTACATTTAgtcataaaatcataaacattgatgtttgtttacagggGTGGCATACACCGGTCTCCATGGTAAAATTCTCTACCCTATGGTGTCATCAACAGCAGCTCGCAGTGGCATGAAGGTGATACGTAGCTGCTCCTTCCCAACTTCCCTCCAGTTCATGTGCTGCCAAGTTCTTCGTAAGGTCATTCCAAATCATTTGGATGTGTTAAAAGTAATCAACTTGCCACCTGGTTTTAAAAACTTTCTAGAAAACAATGTGAGCTGGCTTCTCCAGCCTTGCCCACCACAAATACTGCCAAGAGACAAAGCACAAAAGCGTAGACCCAAAAAGAGGACAAATGACGGGCCTTTACAGGGAGATGATGCGCCGGGACCAAGCAATTGTAAACAAATGCTCTTCAACTGAGAAAGTGCTATAGTTCCCTGATAGGACTGATTTTTATCagcaaagggagacaattttGCTTATGTCAAATTTCcttgaatattttttacatttcagTGAGTATAATGTAAGTTAGCATACTGagaatttgtttcatttcaatgaGTATAACTTAAGTTATCATTGAGATTTTTTGGTCATTTCAGTGAGCATATTAACTTAAATTATGTCaagatttgattttaaaatgaccATAATTTTATATGGGATGATATGGTGTTGAGAATTTTCCAGTTACAGGATGTGCTTATAAATTACTTCATTTGTTCTATAGTGGTGAAACTTTTAATgatgaaacatacatgtacatgtacttcaaaaCTTGTTTTGTAAAGTTCTAACATCTTTTTAGTGAAGTAAAACTTCTTTTAGCCTGTCAGACAGGAAGGATTTTTCTCATGgtacatatattacaaaatctTACCAAATATACAATGATTTCAACCCTACCTGATATTTTGAAACATCAAATCATCTCCCTAATGCTCTTACAATGTGGTTATGCTCTACTGTTCTACCAAACCTTACAGAATTTTTGTTTTagaatttacaatattttcgcATGAAGatacaagtaaaaaaaatgaagtaaattCCAAAGTCACATGTTTTTGAATTTGTACTTTTCAAGATGGTTTAATCACTGGAGTGCCAGTCACATTTAATTTAGTTTAAAAAGTTGTAATCAGTTTAGAGAACAGTATGTTGAGTAATACACACAATGcacaaattttgtatattttttgtagACTCCAACAAGGACTTAATACTGACAAGTACCACCACTTAGTCCATGAGGTAGCTGTGTATCCCATCTGAATATATCACTGTGATTTTTCACCAATGCCCCTCCCGTTCTCCCCCTCCTGTCCCATCTCTATCTCCCCACTGTTAAAAactcttatacatgtatacacagatATGTATGTTTAAAAGTACAAACATGTGATTATACAGTAAGGGACTTGTACAGTTGATTGCTCACATTCCTTGTTTGACATGTTTGTATACTgccatataaataaaatgtactgACATCATCTGAAGCTCTCAATCATCAACAAATTTGTATGCATCACCAACAGTAGTATAATTTTGTGACTTTGATCAATTAAATTGGTGTATAATTAACCTATAACTTATGATTTTGCGAAAGATATTTTGGATTACAGCTACGTCTCAcaaaattctgtaacaggagatgagaaaatgtagcgacccGACTGGGATTAAAAAATTACgtctgagctacctggtcaccaatgatcgacCTAGCCCAATCCCTCTCTTTTCAAAGTCTTAGCCCTTGAAGACACACAAGACCCTTATACCACCACTGTGGGTATTTTAGTTGGATGCCAAGTTTGTAACAACTTTATTTGTTTGCCTCTTCTTTTGTTGTTCTTGGTAATGTTTCacattaattttgatgttacatttgtattgatGCCATAACACTGTTGCATGATGATAGCATGGATATGATAGACTGAAAAAATTGACAATCTGATCAAAGTTTAATGACCATTTTCAAATTAAGAATAAATTTTGTAAGATTCTTAAGAACTCCATCCTTAAACTACTTGCTTATTTTAGTGGAAGTATAATCACTACCTATATAATTTTGCAagaaatgagaaatgaaaatttcacttatcatgtgattaagctatttagtcaccttttgaacaacagGGCCCAAATCTGTAATAATTTGTATGTGTTTACTAAGTGGATTTCTTTGACATGTTTTGATTCAATAATATTAATCAGTGTTAACCAGAGAGGTTGCTTGTGTTTGTGAAATACAATTTGAAAGAGTAAATTAAGTGTATTGCCAGTTATAGAGGGAGTTGGGAGAACTTTCAGTATTTGTGTACCATTGAGGTAATATGATCCATGAGATATACAGATTTGGATAAAAAAGATTTCTTTGTTGACTTTTTCATTCATTAGACTTTAAATTTTCATCTGAAACATTGCATTTTTGACCTATGATAATAAGCAATGACTATTCAATATGTTTGATAGTAGTCGGCAGTAATCATGATCTTCAATATTTTTCGGATTAAATACTAATTAAGTAGATTCAATATGCATGAATCAGCTCAATATTAAGTAAACTTTTGACTGATAATACAGAGCTCATGCTCATCACATGGAAATCATTCACATCTGTAAAGATCAGAATAAACCGGTTTTCTTATAATTCTCAGCACTATCTTGTTGTAATGTCCCACTATTATTGATTTGCTAATTGATATGATTTATAAGCTTACAAGGAATAACAGGAATCCTTGCTACTATGATAGATTATGAAGGTACATAATGATAGAAAAGAGTTGCTATCTGATGAAATTTCATGCAGTGGTATAAAAGCTATATGTTATAACTTGTACATTggaacatgtatatttattgtatgataatttctgtgatattaatgaatatttactttcatgtacatgtatatgatgttaTAAATATGACCTATTTAGGGCAGTGTTTGTAATCTCAACACTCATACTCAACAttttccgtctttgtatattacacagttacctccctttgggacaggtatccattgtgatgtcattactttgtgagcgAAAATCaagtcgttttctctgaaatgtATGACATCGTCTTCTCTAAAGTGTATGACGTTGTTGTTTTCTCtcaaatgtatgacgttacgctcccaaaTTCATTATGTCataaataactctgtaatatgcaaatgaggAATATAATATCTTGAATATATTGATAGTAAAGACATGTTGACAGAGAATTTAGTAATATAAGGCAGCTTTGTGTTTGATTTTGAAGAAAGATCTCAAACATTGAATGACCAACAAAAGGGAGGAGaaattcataaaatctcatTGACCATTCTCAGAATAAGTCTTGTTTTTATGTGAGGTACATTTACGTAACTTTCTAAAATCCTGGGCCAGCAGACTAAAAATACAGTttaaatttacatgtaatgttaaGAAAAACATCTTAGGGTTTGGTTGGTTCAAGGGCCTGAAATAATGCTTTTATATGTTACTCAGAGGGAAGGAGCATCCTTAGATCCCTAGAGAGCTCAGAGATTGCATGAAGCCTGTGTCTGTTTTACCTCCCTATATAGGAAAAGACAAAATCATACTTTTCTAATGGCATATCTAATATCATATTTGTTCATACTGATAGTGTTTGGTAGATCAATGTATGATAGAAGATTTACACTTCAGTTtattagatttttattttgcctttaatGGAGGCATCTATATCAATTACATTTCAAACAACATATTTACTCACTGCATTTCTGTCAAAACAAGACTGACTTTCCTTAGACATTTAAGATTTTTACGAGAAGTCTATCTGTATTTATTCTTTCttcaaaatttctttttctttcacTTCAGTCAGTATGTCCATGCTATGTCTGGTATGGATACTTActgatattttcacaattaGATTTTTGATCaattgtcatattttgttttgcttatttcaactattaaaatattgtatttaatgtTTAACTGTAATAGATCATTTTCCATCATTTATGAACACTATGTGTTCTGCTGAAAAATTGTTGTATTATTCACTGTACATTATTGATGTGATGCCATGTTTAATTATCTCCAATACATGCATGGTATAATCTGATGTTGAAGATCCCCCTGTCTCATTCCTAAAGGGGTCAAACAATTATTGTGGTCTGTTGGAAATTATTAACACTGAGAAATGTATAACATTTCCtctctttttcattttttctcattttgtaTGCTACATGTAGCGGACATATACTACAAGTAGTACCTATATTTTAAGTGATTTAGATTTTTGGTTCAGGTCGTCATATGTTTGGTATTTCAGCTGATATATTACACTCTTAGATACACAGTCTCTATACACAATAGAGGTTAGGAAAAAGTACATTTATATCTTTTAGGATTATTTCAACTTATTGTTAATTCATGGTGTTCGATAGTACCTCAGAAATTGTCAGATATGATAAAATCATCTGGTCTGGACTTCCATATTACAGGCATAATTCTCAAGGAAAAATAAAGCCGTATGAACAGATGATATTTATTGGATTAAGAAAGTGTACACTATCACA from Argopecten irradians isolate NY chromosome 5, Ai_NY, whole genome shotgun sequence includes:
- the LOC138323824 gene encoding SPRY domain-containing SOCS box protein 3-like, which encodes MERDGDQEEQPSCSKSPSLSESLDSQESDKDVSTDQSEDEIDMPPARQSNMKLKGDAFCECYKKGLEKSCKCGEDDTYFEWIWDEETKSAASFVKDDMREVMFHIDYSCGTAAVRGTLPLKNEQYYWEIKMTTPVYGTDMMVGVCTAHIDLNKCRHMFCSMIGQDSESWGLSYTGMRQHRSIKEQYSSKFGQGSIIGIHLDMWHGTLSFYKNRRPLGVAYTGLHGKILYPMVSSTAARSGMKVIRSCSFPTSLQFMCCQVLRKVIPNHLDVLKVINLPPGFKNFLENNVSWLLQPCPPQILPRDKAQKRRPKKRTNDGPLQGDDAPGPSNCKQMLFN